CCGTGATGCGTCAAACAAAGCCATTCCGATATCTCCGTCGAATCACCGATTAGCGACTGCGTCCGGCCCGTTCGTGCCCAGTCGCTTACGCACGGACACCCCAAAGTTCCAGCTTGAGCGACGGAAACTCTCCCGCCACATGCCGCTCACCGTGCCGACTGCGACTTCATCCTTGAGCAACTGCTTGAGGTGCAGTTGCGGCGGCGGCGCCGGCGGCGGCGTCATGCGGGCGACGTCGGCAATCTGCTTCCGAACGTCCGCGCTCTGACTGGAGAGTTCGTACTTGAACCATCCGAATAGGCCGAGCAGGACCACCGACAAGAGCGTTGCGGTAATCCACAGGGGGAAATCGTAGAACGACGGGCGCTTGCCCTTTGTGCTCGGTTGCCAGTGCGGAGACAACGTCAACGGCACGGAGTCGCGTTGCGATGTGATGACGTTGTAGAGCCTCTGGCGAATCGCGTCGTGCTTGCGCTTGCCGTCGGCACCGCCGCGGTAGCGCCCTTCGAAGCCGAGACTGAGCGTCCGATAAATCACTTCGAGCAGGTCTCGATGCTCGTGCGGATCTTCGAGTAAACGTCCGATCAGCAGGTAGACCTTGTCGCCTCCGTCGAGATCGCCGTGGAACGTCGTGGCCAGCCCGCCTTTGATCCATGCGATCCCCGCCGATCCGGCTTTGCCCCAGGCGGTTTGCGTGACCGTCTCGTCCAGCGCCGTGCACAGGCAATATCGGGCGCCGATCATATGGTCGCGCCGGATGTTGGCCTGCTCGCATAGCTTCTCGAATGTCCGAACCTCCTGCTCGAGAAGCGCGCGCAACGACGCGACCGCATTCTTCGACGCGAACTTCTCCGGCATGTCGGCCTGTGCGCGCAGCAGGACGCGCGATGCTTCGAGCAATGGATTTGACGCCGCCTTCACGGAGGCGAGTCGTTCGGCAAACGACTCGGGCGGCGGCATCTCCTTCGACGGCGCCGAGTGGCTCGCAGAGTTTTCGATCGCCGCTTTTACGCTTGCGGACGATGTCGATTCACGGGCATGGACCGCGTCCTCATCCAAGACCGCGGACTCCACGGTTCCTCTCACTTTTGCCATACCTTAGTCCCCTACGCTCGCCGTACCGCTACCAATCAGCGTGCAACCGCATTCGCAGCGGTGGCCGTGCAAAGCGACTCGCCGGCCATTGATCGTGAACGTCGGATGAGCCTCGATGATCTTGTTGCGGCCATGTGGACGTCCATCCGGATACGTCATGGGGCAATCGACCAAATCGAAAAGGCGTGCGATGCCCTTGTCCCCGACCAGATGTGTTTCAGAGCCGGTTACGACGCGTCCACCGTGTGATGTGACGTCACCGACGACAATAATTTGCAACGCCATGTTGTTCTCTCTCATGAGGAGGTACCGCTGGACGACCGGGAACGTGAACGGCTCTCGCGATCGAGCTCACGCCAGACGTGCGATGGCACTTCGTCCATCGCCGAGTAAAACGTCGTACCAAGCTGCGTTCGCCTGTCCAGCGCTTCCGCAATTTGCGGATTCCGATCGAACGCGATTCCATATCGATATGTTTCCCGGCAGAAACCGAGTTTGTCGGACGGCTCGGTCAGCATCCAATTCAGCGCTCGTTCGTAGCGCGGCATGAAGTCGGCCAGTCGATCGAGATAGGGCAGCGCACCGTCGACCAGACCAGCGTCGGTCATCACCGCGAGCAATTCGTCCGGCTCGGTGTGCGCGGTCAACGCATCGACATCCTCCTGTTCGAGTTCGATCAGGATGGAGCGGCAAATTTTTGCGCCATGCAGCGTGTCGTTCTCGACGCGCTGCCAGTCGCGGTGCCGCCCGCGATACATCCACCGGTCGATCGGCCCCATGAAAATGTCGCGAATCGATTCGCCCCATACGCTGAACACGGCGCCGGTGTTACGAGGGTCGAAGAATCTGACCATTGCCGTCACACCATCGCCGATGTCCGCGAACAGAAAGGCACGAAGGTGAACCGCCAATTGATCGATCGGCACACGCCCCCAGACGACCGACAGACAGGGAGAATGCCGATCGATACGATCGAGCTCGGCTACCCATGCCGCCTCCGGATCCTCCACGGGCACGAGAAAGAGCGACGCCAACCCGGACTCGGCCTCCGGCAGTCCCTCGTAGACGTTCACGAACTTCACGCCGGCTTGCTCGCGCACGGCTTGCAGTCGTTCAGGGGCCGCCGCGCCATCAATGAGCGCGAATAGACGAATATGCGTTTCGTCGAATTGGGATTGCATGTATCTGACCGATATTGCTGTTTCGAATGGCGCTGTTTCGGTTGCGCGATGTGTCGCGGAAACCACGTCAAGCAATCGCCGCTTCTGCTCCGTCAAACTCTCGGAGCGCGACCGCGAGCGGATCCTGGCCAAGCCATGACAGGCGTTCCTTGCCGACAAAGACCACGCGCGGCCATCCGTATCCGCCCGGCGCGTATTCGTGGAAATACGGCACGCGGAACCAGCACCGGCTGTCGTGGACGTAGTCGTCGAACAGTTTGACTGCGGCTTGGGGTAGCGAACTGAGCGCGTGCATCGATGTGTGCTTCTTCAGAAACGATTCCACTTCCGCGACGGGCTTCGGCAACACGTCGTCAGCAACGTTGTACGTTTGCATCAAGGAAGTACGCGTCGCATGAAACTTGATCGCGCCGACGTCTACCAACGACATTCGCGGCGAATCGACGTCGGAAGCATCGTCGAGCGGGGGTGCGTGTCGCACCGAGAGAATCCGCTTCGGTTGCGCATCCCCGTCATGGCTCGGCGGTATAACGGTCGCGTCGGATACGTCGACTGAAAGATCGGTACGCTGTTCAGGGTGAAGATGCGCCAATAGCAAACGCATTTCCTCCGCGCCCTGGAGCAGATCCGTTTTGTCGTTGGCCGTGATATCGCCTTCCCCTTCTCCTGGGCGGCCCGACCGCGGACGCTTGTCCTGAGCGACGTCGGCGTAGGCAATCTCCGCGTAGATCTCTTCCAGCCGGCTCCGGATCTCGAGGTCTACGGCATCAAGTTCTTTCTGGGCGGCATCGATCGCAGGAATATGCTGCGGATACGGTCGACTTGTTTTCGCATGCCACAACTTTGCCAATGCCTTATTGCGCTTGGCATTCAACTCCCGAAGGCGCGCATCATTCGGTTTGGCCTTCTCGACCGCCTGCGTCATCTTGCGCGGCGTCAGCCGATCTTCTCGCGCGCGCTTGTAAAAGCCCTGGTTCGTGACATAAGAGCCCTTCGTGAACTGTGCCCGCAATGCACGCCAGCTCAGCATCTGAGACATACCGAAGGACATGGCTTCCTCGACGCTACTGATCGGGCTGGTTGTTTTCAGCCAGGCATTGAAGGCTGCGATGGTGTCGGCGTGGAGTTTGAAATCCTCGGCCAAATAGTCAATTGCGAGAATATCGCTCGCCTTCATCATCGGCACGCCGTACCGAAGGGCTGCGATATACATGTCGTGCAGCGCAATCTGGCTGAGCTTTCTTTCGTCCATTCCGTTTCCGGACTCATCGCAGCCCTTGCCCTGGTCGCCCGGTCCATATCCACCACCCACGTCCGAATGCACGCCCGGATATGCGATCTCTCGACGCACCTCACCGCCGGTGTAACCGCCACCCTGCCGAATGGAGTCAAGCGGAAAACTCATGCGTTGCTCGTGAATCGAGAACGCGTGGACGCAACTGCGAACCCAGTCGGGAATCGCCAGACCATCATCGCTGGCGAAATGCGCATGTCCATCGAGGAGGTCCAGATTCAACGCGGTACGAAAAGAATCTGGCAATCCTACGGATGCAACCGTGTCAAACAGGCCCATGAAGTTCACCTGATAGGGCAACGTTGGACCGTGCTCCGGCTTCCCCAGCATGCCGCTCGGCGCCCATTCGTTCACGAGTTTGTTCACGAACGCTCGCGCCGCAGCCGCGCCACGGGAAAAACCGATCGCGTTGATCCAGATCTTCTTGATCGTGTTTTCCGTTTTTGCGTTGGCATGTGCGACTTGGAGTATTTTCAGTCGATCATCGAAGTGCAGGTCGAACGTGGTTTTGTCGCAGAAAGCGCCGATGTTGCTCAGTTGTTTTGCGTCATCGTCAGGAATTAGCTCCCATCGCGAATCTTCCAGAATTGCGCCGTAGACTGAATTGAGTACGCGCGTGTACGCCCATACGCATCTTTGATTGAATCCTTTCGCAAGCGCCTTACCGTCTTGAGAATACGTGCCTTCACCAATTTTCTCGAAAGGCGTGCCAACACCCGCGATGTAGTATTTATATATACCGTCATTGGGCTCAAAAATCGCCGCCTTGTACAGTCGTGCGACGTTTGTATGACACCAGGTGTTGGAGTCTCTCCACCTCGGATTATCTTCGTCATCGTTGTTGTTCGTACCGTCAAAGAACAACGAAATATGCAAACTCCGTTGACACGACATCACCGAACCCGCGACATGGCAATACCCCGTCACCCACGCATCGTCCGCTTCGTGGTTCGTCAACCGCCCGCCTTCCGACATCGGTTCCGGCCATTTCAGGTTCATTATTGAATCCCCCGCATCACACCCTTCGGATACTCATAATTCCATTCTTCATCGGGAGCGCCCTGTACCACGTACGGATCGCTAGCTGATGGTGGCCCAGCGTTGGGCGCAAGATCAGATGCACTGGGATTCCCAACTACAATCTTTACACGATCTCCTGGGAGAAAAATCGCCCACACACCCGCTGTCTGACCGGTGATATAGGGCTCAATTCGAACATTCTCGGCCTTGTACCAACCCGACGTCTTCTTGTTCTTTTTGTCGACCAACCACCGGATCGTCAACCGGAGGTCAGGCTGCCATTCTCTCGGGTAGCGCGTGCAGCATTGGCCTCCCGCTTGACCTGGGCTACCGTCCTCCCTCATCGCACGCATATTCCCACCTCCGCCACCGATTCTTGTTCCCTTTGGCCCAGAGATCGAGAATTTATGGATGTACCACGGCGTATAATTCATCGAACGCGAGTCACCACTGCTCAGCTCGATTCTCTTCGGAATCTCGACCGTAGACGACTCATCGGCATGCAGGCCAGCGCATCCCGCGAGAAGCACCAGCAACACCACCACACCAATAAATCGATTCGTTTTCATTCATCAACCTTGTATATGTTTTCAAACCGTCATCGAGCAGGAATAACTGCTTCTTTCGCGGGCACGACATCGTGGATTGATCGCAATGTCGCTTGTGTGTGCCGTTTAAGTGGCCACGCTCTCTCCAACGTTCCATCCACGTTCATTATTTAATCCTCCGCATCACGCCCTTCGGATACTCATAATTCCATTCTTCGTCGGGAACACCCTGCGCCACATCAGGATCGTCGTCTCCCGGACGTACCGCTACCGAATTACGACCATTGGCGTTGCCGTCAGCCACCATAAGCTTGACCCGATCTCCCGGTAAAAAGATCGCCCATACGCCCCCTGATCGGCTTCCGTCATACTGCGGAATTCGAACATTCTCGGCCTTGTACCAACCCGACGTCTTCTTGTTCTTTTTGTCGACCAACCACCGGATCGTCAACCGGAGGTCAGGCTGCCATTCCATCGGATAACGCATACAGCATTTGCCTCCGGATTGCCCCGGATTACCGTTGTCATCCATCGGCGACATGTTCCCACCTCCACCACCGATTCTTGTTCCCTTTGGCCCAGAGATCGAGAATTTATGGATGTACCACGGCGTATAATTCATCGAGCGTGAATCACCACTATTCAGCTCGACTGTCTTCGGCATCTTGACCGTAGACGGCTCATCGGCATGTAGGCCAGCGCATCCCGCGAGAAGCACCAGCACCAGCACCACCGCCACTACACCACTAAATCGATTCTTTTTCATTCGCATTCCAAATCATTACCCCCTGAAGCTAACAAGAAACGTCGAAACATATCATGCCTACTGCAAGCTTTAATATCCGGTTTTCAAAACACCTTTCGAGCAACTGCTTTCCGGCATCGATACCGCACGCTTACGTTCATTTCTTCGATCCGCGGTAACGATACAAGCGATTCCATTCCTCATCGAGCGTACCCTGTACGACGTATGGATCGCTAGCCGCCGGTGGTCCTGCATTGCGTGCAAGATCGCGCGCGTTCGGGTTACCGACTACGAGCTTGACGCGATCACCAGGCAAGAAAATCGCCCATACCCCCGACGTCTGACCGGTGATATATGGCTCAAGTCGAACATTGTCGGCCTTATACCAATAACCCGGAGTTTTGCCGTCCATCTTCTTGTCGACCTTCCATCGCACCGTCAACCTCAGGTCAGGCTGCCATTCTCTGGGGTAGCGCGTACAGCATTGGCCTCCGGAATGCCCTGGATAACCGTCCTCTTCCATCGGCCACATGTTCCCACCTCCACCACCGATTCTTGTTCCGTTCGGCCCAGAAATCGAGAATGTGTGGATGTACCACGGCGTATAGTTCATCGAACGCGAGTCACCACTGCTCAGGTCGACTCTCTTCGGCGTCTCGACCGTAGGCAACTCATCGGCATGCAGGCCAGCGCATCCCGCGAGAAGCACCAGCAACACCGCCACCACACCACTAAATCGATTCGTTTTCATTCATCAACCTTGTATATATTGTTCAAACCGTCAACAAGCAGGAATAACCGCTTCTTTCGCGGGAACGGCATCGTGGATTGATCGCAATGTCGCTTGTGTACCGTTTAAGTGTCCACGCTCTCTCCAACGTTCCATCCACGTTCATTATTTAATCCTCCGCATCACGCCCTTCGGATACTCATAATTCCATTCTTCGTCGGGAGCGCCCTGCACCACATACGGATCGCTAGCTGCTGGTGGTCCGGCGTTGGGTGCAAGATCAGATGCATTGGGATTTCCAACTACAACCTTCACGCGATCTCCTGGGAGAAAAATCGCCCACACACCCGCTGTCTGACCAGTGATATATGGTTCAATTCGAACATTCTCGGCCTTGTACCAACCCGACGTCTTCTTGTTCTTTTTGTCGACCAACCACCGCACCGTCAACCGGAGGTCAGGCTGCCATTCTCTGGGGTAACGCGTACAGCATTGGCCTCCCGAATGCCCTGGATAACCGTCCTCTTCCATCGGCGACATGTTCCCACCTCCACCACCGATTCTTGTTCCCTTCGGCCCAGAAATCGAGAATGTGTGGATGTACCACGGCGTATAATTCATCGAACGTGAATCACCGCTATTCAGCTCGACTGTCTTCGGCATCTCGACCGTAGACGACTCATCGGCATGCAAACCAGCGCATCCCGCGACAAACACCAGCAGAACCACAAGAACCCCACTCAATCGATTTGCTGTCATTCGATACCTCTATCGCTAGAGAACTACACTCACGCCTCAGCGCGTTGTGCGATTTTCCCGACCGCCTCGTTAAGGTTCTTGGCGTCCAAGCGTCACATCATCAGAAAACTTCACTTTCCAGGTCTCCCCGTCTATCTCAATACAAGTGCCGTCCCACTTCGCGCTGCCTTCATCAAGCATTCGATACAAATCTTCTTCGGAGCGAGATCGACTGCCTGGCTCAAAGGCCCCGGAAGCTGGTGAAACGACGCATGGGCAAGAAATTTTCCGGACGTGCCGTGCACGATTCCCGACGCATCCATATTCGTGAAACTACCGTTGACCTCGAAACGGATTTTTCGCTTCCCGCGCAAGATGATTTCGTCTGCCTCGAGAAGGATCTGCTTCTGCGCACGCGCAACGATCGATTGCGTCAACGCGTGAAGCACGATATCGCCGGCCGCTGAAACAAATTTCACGATCCCCTTTTGGGCGACAAAACGGATGGTGTCGCGTATGCTCGCGAAAAAACTGCTACCGCTCGCGATCCCGATATGCCCCTCGCTGGTCACGGCGACCTGTTGCGCAGCGACGTGCGCGGTGGCGGGCGTAACGAGTTGAACGCCCGCCTTGCCGGCAATCACGAGATGCGGCTCGGCCAATTCGGCAAACGGATTCGCCTCGCTTGCTCGGCCGCGAATCTGTTCGTTCTGTCGGGAAATCGCTTTGGCCACATCCGACTGGTGCCCGTCGACATCCTGCGCCTCCGCCTCCTGAGCCGCCTTGCTCATGAAGTCGTGAAGCCTATGGGCGTCGTCGAGTTGGGACAGCGTCTCGGACATGCTCTTTACTTGCCCATCCGCTCCCGGCCTACCTTGGGTGGTAATCAGCATTCCCATCGCCGATCGCACTACCCCCCACAAACCCGTTGCAAGCTCAAAGCCTCGACCCCGCTCCTCCTGCCGCCCCGCATTCCCCGCAATACGCGTGATGTACCCCAGATTCAACTGCGAACACCCTTCATCGCTCGACAGATGCGCCTGGATCTTGCCGTTCGTATCGTCGAAAGCCAGCGTATTCGCCCGACGGCCGCCGATTTCCTTGCTTCGGTAGCCGGCGAGCGCCTGATTCGCCGGCAACGCGAACGGCGGCATGTTGAATGCGTTCACCGCGCTTCCCACGACGATCGGCAAGTCCGGATCGCCATTGACGAAGGCAACCTCGACCTCCTGCCCCCGACGCGGAAGAAAAACGCCGCCGAACTGATCGCCGTGCCACGCGCCGGCAACGCGCACCCAACAACTGGAACGCTCGTCGTTCCTGCCGAGCCGATCCCAGAGAAACTGCAGCTTCACGCGCCCGTAGGCATCGGTCCAGATTTCCTGGTTGTCGGGACACGTCACGACGGCATACTCGACGCCGTTCATCCGCGGCTTCGCAATCGTGCGCAATAGACGAAACGGCTCATTGGTCGGTTGCACGGTGAAATCCGCTTCGCACCGATACTGCTGACCGGCCCCGGAAGCTTCGCCGATCTCTTCGATCGTCAGCCGGCAAGCAATCACGGCATACTCGCGATTCGCCGCCTCTTGCGGGTAGTGCGACAGCACGAACGTCTGCCCGGTGACCATGCCGCGCAAATTGCCCTTGCCGTGGGCCCTCAATCCCTGACACCGCCACGCCTGCATCTGCACCAGCGTGAGGTATTCCGCTTCGGTGCGCGGCTCGTTGTGCGCGCCGGAGAGTCCGGCCGCACCCGCTTGCGGCTGTGCATAGTCACCCCACGAATAGCGCTCCTGATGGGCGAGGCCCGTATCGCGAGGATCTTCGCGCGTCACGGTCAGATTCGCGCGCGGCAACGTGTAGTCGTAGTCGACAGCCGTCACCGCGCCCGTCGTCAGCGCATGTGACACCGAGAATTCGTGGATATGTTCCTCGTCGATGTGCCGACTGGTCGGCGGTTCGTAGCGAAGCTCGGCATAGGCGTCGCCGAGCGGCTGGAGCGCGCCCATCGAATCGCAAAGTACGAGCCGATGCTTGCCTTCGCCGTGCTCGAAGAAGTAGTAGATGCCCCACTCTTCCCACAAACGCTGCAGGAACATCCAGTCGCTTTCGAAATGCTGGCGCTGAATGTCGCGCTTGGGCCATACCTTGTTCGGCCGAGGCGTCGTCAGCCGTTTATCCACCGGAAACGGATAGACCGACAGCACGGCGTCCGTGATCTCGACAACCGACATGTCCTGGAAAATGCGGCAGTCGCTATTCTTGGTCGCATGCCAGAGCCACGGTCGCAGCGTCAGCGCATAGACGATCGATCGGCCGTCTTCGCGAACGATCATCGCCTGACTGACAATGCCGGTGATCTCGCGCATGCCTGCGCCGATATTTCCCATTCCGGCACCACCGGCAAGGCCCGGAATGAAATGCCCACGGCCCTCGAGCTGAATCGATACGGTCACCTCCGTGCCGATCAACGCATCGAGATCGACGTTCGCCGCGATGCTCGGCGAGAACGCGAGCGCGTCCGGCGTCTTCAGTTCCAGGACGTATTCGAACAACTCGCCTATCGTCTCGCCGCCCGTGAGCCTCACCGGCGTCAGGAGCGATTGGCCACCGTACGTCGGCAACGCCGCGCCGGAAACCGATAGCGTCCGTGATGCGTCAAACAAAGCCATTCCGATATCTCCGTCGAATCACCGATTAGCGACTGCGTCCGGCCCATTCGTGCCCAGTCGCTTACGCACGTACACCCCAAAGTTCCAGCTTGAGCGACGGAAACTCCCCCGCCACATGCAACGCGATCCCGCCGTGACGCACCACCTCCTCCCACAGCGCCCCGCCCTGTGTCAGCTCGTAATAGATATATCCCGCGTTGAACGGAATCTGCCGCGGCGGCACCGGCAGCGCCTGCATGCCGATACCCGGCAAATGACTGCGCACGAGGCTCGGCAGCTTTTCCGACGGCCCCGCCTTCACCTGCGCGAGAAACTGCTGACGCAGCACGTCGGGCGGCATCGCCGCATGCACGGCGAGCACCAGCGAAGCGAAACCCTGCATATCGGCCGGATCGACCACCGCATTGCGCATGCCGTGCCCCCGATCCTCGAGCGCGATGCTCTGCGCGCTACGCACGAGCACGGCATTGAGCAGCCGGTGCGTGTCGTCGACGAGCGGCTTCAGGCAAAGATGCGGAGTCGTATGCCGATAAGGCGGATGCGTATCGAGCGGCCGGCGCGTGTCGGTGCGTAGATGGGTCGACAGCTCGCCCGCCATCGCGATCAGCAGCGTGTAGACCTCCGCCGGCGACGTGGTCGGCACGCGCAGCATGTGCTGCAGCAAGGGCTCGTACCGGTTGAGAATCTGCAACAGCAGGTAATCCGTAACCGTCGCCGCGCTCGCGGTCGTGTCGTCCGTGCCGGCCAGCCGCTGCGACAGCGCATTTGCGCGCAGATGAGCGAGATCGTGGATCTTCGTGACCCAGCTCGTCAGCAAATCGCTCGCGCCATAGCCCGATACGGGCGGCACGATCGTGTCGTCCAGTTCGATGCTGCCGTCCGCGCGAATGGTCTTTACACTCGTCAGTGCAAGACCGATCCATGCGTTGCCGAGTTCCTTCTCCGGCACCAGACGCAGCCGCAGGTTCGACAGCTGGACGGACTCAGGCGCCAGCCCGACCGAATTCGAGTCGCGCAGCTCGGCATCGAACACTTGATAGCGCGCCATCGAATCGGGCGTATCCTCGAACGTCGTTTCCTCGCAGTTCGGCAAACGTACCGGCACGGCCAGATAGATCACCTGGTCGAGGTGTTCCGGACGAACGGTCAACGGCGGCGGCAGCGGCGTATTGCCCGGCGCATCGAACGGCGTGCCGTCGGCGAACACGCCGGCGGCCGACTTGACGATCACTTTCCCGAGCGCGAGCGACTCCAGATCGAGCGCGTAATGCACGAAACCGAAGAAAAACGGCGACAGCGGCGCCGCACGCATGTGCGCGTATCTCTCGAAGTAGCGCTCCTGTTGCTGGAAAAGCTGCGGTCTGAAAAACAACCCTTCCTGCCAGGCGACCTTGGCGTACCAGCTCATACGTCTCGTCCGTTTCGTTGCACGACGTGTTTCATTTCTTCGTTTCCTCGATCGCGACGGCCTTGGCCGAGAGATCGACAGTCAGTTTCAGCTTCGGTGTAACAAGCCGGTACCACGCCTTGTCGGGCGCGGCAGGCATCGTGTAGACCGACCGCCATACCGCATTCGGCAGATCGCGATAGGCCGCGATCACGCCGATGGCAGTCGTTTCCGGATCGGGCCGCCGGACAACCTTCCGATGCTCGCCGGGGCGCAACTGGAACTGGTCGCGCTTGACGACGTCGGCCGCCAGCACCGTCTTCTCCTGTGTTTCCAGCGAAAAGAAATCCGCCGCTTCGAATGCGTTGCCGTTCTTCAGCTCATAGAGACGCACCAGAATCGGCGCCGCGTGCCCGCGATCGTCCGGATTCACGTCGGATGCCGCGTTGATGGCCAGTTCGAGCCGAATGGGCGCCTTCGGCTTCGGTTCACCGCTCGCGCAGGCGGAGAGCAGCACGGCGACGGCGAGCGAAGCGGCGGTCAGAATCGAACGCA
The sequence above is a segment of the Burkholderia multivorans ATCC BAA-247 genome. Coding sequences within it:
- the tssJ gene encoding type VI secretion system lipoprotein TssJ produces the protein MRSILTAASLAVAVLLSACASGEPKPKAPIRLELAINAASDVNPDDRGHAAPILVRLYELKNGNAFEAADFFSLETQEKTVLAADVVKRDQFQLRPGEHRKVVRRPDPETTAIGVIAAYRDLPNAVWRSVYTMPAAPDKAWYRLVTPKLKLTVDLSAKAVAIEETKK